atctctCATCTAAGAACTTTTTATGATATATGTTCTTCGTTGTCCAGCAGACAACACTTAGATGAGATTAAAAGAAAGCTGAGATTATGCTATGAATTTGAGCTATTGCTAGAAGATATTGCATATCTTATTTATCGTTATTTCTCGGCAATAGGGGGAGAGAAAAACTAAGCAGCTCTGAAAATTTGTGTAGAATGCATATATATACTCGCACACAATAATGTGAACCTAAagttcaaaaacaaaaatgcaTTCTCTAACCTAAAAGGGATTTCTAAATTCCTTTATGCTGCAAATGACCTTCtctattgaaattttattagCCTAAGGCATGCCTAAACTTGGTTCCAAAGATAAATTTTAGAGAAGGAAGATGGTTTAGTTATGAGGAGAATTATCATGAAAAGTGTAGAGATTACGAAAAGTCTTTAAACCTCCTGAAGAGGTTCAAGTACTTGTTATTATTGATACAAAGAGATCTCAATCCATTATATCTCTACAAGTTGAAACAAGGAACCAATAACTTGAAAAATTGTCGACATAtgaagtagcgctcaatattaTAAGTGTGAGAATATTGAACCCATATTAAAGGGTGTGGTTGGCCAACATAtaaagaagcaattcatttggaaaaaaaaaatataagcgtCTTTGGACTTGAAAGTCTATACCCCAAAGGTGTAAAAGGATATTACATAGTTGTTTGGTTTGGTTCTGATTTGGTCATTGATTGACAAAATGGAACACACTTTCAACCGACTCCGGTTTCATTGTCCAAATCTGAATATGAGAAATTCTACATCGGAGATTCATTCATCACCTTGCAGATAACACAAGGCTAAAGAAGATATTCAAAGGAGTTATGATACGACTTGAAGTCTCCCTTACTCACGAAGACACTTTTCGGCAACAACTTTTGAAAGAATTTTACGAAATATCGAAGTTCGATGGCTCAAAGATTGTCAACTATATTTCATTGTaatcttttttccttaaccatgtttttttcccattgggtttttcatggtagggtttttaatgaggcaatgtacaaaTATGAgctatagaatgatgtactctttttccttcactaggtttttatcccacatGATTTTTCCTATGAAGGtttttaatgagacacattcttaAGGAATAGTCATTCAAGGTGAGTGTTGTAAATAGAATGACCATATGGGCCAGGCTCATGTTTACTTGACCCATCTAATAATACTATAAATATAGAGGAGGGTGCAACAAGCAACCAACCCTGATTCCACCTTTTCTCTGACTCTTGCTTCTCTCTACCTCTTACTCCTCTCTTCCCCTCTCTTCCCTCACTTACTTAGATTTTATTCATAACGCATTCATCATTTATGGTGTACGTATATGAAACTTCATTCTCATACCATTATGTTGTCTCTATATATGCTATTATTCACTCTTCCGATATTGGGTTAGTTATTAATTACTATGATTGAGGATAATGAAATGATAGAAAGGAAGTTTCCCTAACTAGTGAATcgtattatgtttttcttatgGAAGACAAAAACAGAAACATCAAAATGTCTTACCCATCCTTGAACAGCAACAATAGAAAGTAAGGGAAACACTAGTATTGGTTCAAAACAGATTTAGTTCTTGGGTAGTTGACTAAGTCGATTGAGACACTAAcgtaattattttcttattaatcTCAACATAAATTTGACACTATTGTtgtgaaaatatatatatctataataATTAGAATTCATCTGCAATAACAAGCAACATTATAAGtcataataatttattaatcaTTTAATTTTCTAATGTCAATTATTATTTTGTTCCATCAGATGATCCAACACTTTCATCTTGTGCTAAAAGTTTAATTTTATGCTTATGAAAAATCTTTCAATCTTCACAATTCATTTCTTTGAGCATAGGCAGTTTCTTCTACTCGCTTCATTCGATCCTTCTTAGTgataatttcttttctttttaggcCTTCCATGACTTTGCAATTAATATAAGGTACTCTTTTCAGCACAAGATTTAAGTTACCAAtgacaaaataataaaataaagatcGATCATACACTTTTTTTATTGACAGTTATAACATAGTAAAATAATTAAACACCACACCATAGACAAATAAAACATATACAATAATatcttaaacaaaataaaagtcAAAGATAAAACCAATGCAATCTCAACATACCAACTAAGTCGATAAGCCGCCAAAGTGGTGGAAATGCAGTAACGCGATAGTGGGTGGTGGTACAACTCTAAGGTGAGTGCAGTGGCGCAATACTAGAGAGGCAAGCGACAGTAGGATTAGGGGGAGGAGGGAAGGGGCGAGGGAGGGGGTGAGGGCGGTCTCACGAGAGGTATGAAGAAAATGAGGGAAGAAGGTAAGGGtaggggaggaggagggagAGGGTGAGggcaaagagaaagaagaatgaGTCGACGAGAAAGGCCGAAACTTAGGGCGGCAGAGGGAGAGGGTGGGTGTATTAAAGTTTGAGGAATGAAGGAAAGAAGAGGCTTAGGAAGATGGTCGGAGAAATCAATGAGTTTTAGTGTGACCGTTGAGACTTGCGGAATAGGTTGTAGCCTGACACATTAGCATCGGTTGCAGTTGACGCTAATGTTACTTGTGAATATAGTCTCACCCTCGAAGGCTTTAAAGTATTCTCATATAAGTTTATCTATTTGAGAACACACTCTTTTAAGAACACCTCTAACATACTTGAAAGTAATtgattcaattttttaaaagtcaACCCATTTTTTAATAAGAGAGAAATATGTTGATTATTTTATAAATAGAATAATTATATGTGTCCAAAAGAGTATGTTTCTAACGCTCTTCTAACATACTTTCCCCAAAAACAGGCTAATAGAGGTAAAAGGGGTCTTTCACTCttcaagagaaaaatattagttaaatagaataagataaaaaatgaaaatcaaatgAATAAATGTAAAACTTATATATACTATTATTGTATAattgttaataataatatatatatataagtacaaAATTATTTACATTTACATTTGTTTAGGTTAACATTATAGTTCAGATTTtgtataattttatataattaattaatttggctCCTCTAAAATTTATGCTCAATCTCCGCCATTGGGTGGTGGGGAAGTAGGGGAGGGACGTGAGTGAGCACTAGCTAGAGAGATAGACTTACGGCGGAGTCGGTAGTAGGATGTTGCAAGCACTATAGTACAGTTACCATGTGGTTTCTGACGCTATTTTCCACTCTATTTTGAACACAAATTCCTTCCCAATAACCATGGCGGTTGAATCTTTTCCATGGTGGTGGGTCACGGGGGCCGAACTTGGCATATGATTTTGCTCTCTAATATTTGTTATTTGAGGTCTTGCACATTTAGTATAGTACTTCTGCTCTCTGACGCCAACCCCACCCATTAATATGACTACATACATATAATGTGTTCAATGTAAGAAAATTAGTGGCCTCCATGTGTGtctagcttcttcttcttttcccctTTTTTCTTTGCCATTTTACCAACTCTACCTCATTATAAATAGCCACTTCAATTCATTGATAAAAATGGTGAATTGACACGACTTTCTTCACGCCTCCTGAGTAAGTGTGTTTCTAACATTCTGCGTAGAGCTagccattttatttttattatcgAAGTCTTCATAAATCGCAAGCAACAAGAAACTATATCGTTTGCCATTTTAACCGtagataatttgattttttaggTCTCTTTTGGGATGGTTTAGTTTTATGTTtccaaatttttaaattaaaactatttttCAGCTTTagaaattcagttttaatttatttttgacatTTTCAGATCCATATAGTTATTTGAGCTTTGTAAATTTATGATTTTCACCATAATTGTAAGAAATCTCCTAAAAACATCTGCCTATTTGTCATGGTATATAATGCATAGTGATGGAGATTGACAACGATGGTAAAGCGTGTTAATAGCGGTACTATTGTAGGTTGTTGGGTAATTGTGAGTGTGCAAGGGTAGCGACTGCATTGGTGAAAGGTACCAAAAGGGGGTAACGATGACGGTGGATGTTATTCGGTATTGGTAGATTTGATGCTCAATTATAGTTACGATCGATGGAAATATTGGGCGATAATGATGGTGAAGGTCAATTGGTGGGTGGACATGCACCCGCTAATTGTTGAGACTGAGTGGTGGTGGCATGCATACAATGATCATGGTAGATGATGTCAATCGGTAGTTGTGGGGGATAGAACTAAGAAAAActattgtggtggtggtggaccgTTTTAGATGGCGACGATGGTGGTAGAAGGGGTGGTGGGTAACGTGGAGTAATAGGTGGTGACAATGACAAAGGGTGCCAGGTTGtgatggcggtggtggtggagggtgtcAAGTGGTAGCAGTAGTATAGTGTATCAGATAGTAGTGGAGGTGGATGataccaaatgaaaagggtggtgttggtggtatGCTTGTAACCTAGAGATTAGAAAAATGTTAGCCATTAAATCGTTCATTTGCAAGTTTTATTATTACTTCTTAAAATCTTAATTCTTCATAATTATCACTTGAAACCTAACATCGAtctttaaattattttcttatttatcaATTAACAAAACAAATTGTTATATAAAAAAGTAATTATATTTAGTTAATGCTTGCACCATTATTAATTTCTCAATGGAATAAACTCatcattatattatataatgaATACTTAGTTAAGCACAGCACATGCATTTTTCTATCTACTTCTTTCAGAAACATCTTGAATTAAAACCCCATACATAGATTACACTATTTTCTTagtgttttcaaaattttcaaaattaacaCTACTTCATGTGATTAAAGGATGGCACATGGAGTTGGAGAAACTTTGGTGCTTTTCTTGTTGGCGGTGTACTTCTCAAAGGGAATGTCCATAAGACACCACCATGAAAGCAATGATAACGAGTCCACTAGCTCCTCGTTCATTGATGGAAGGTTTTGCTTGAGTTGGAGGCTTGGAGTGGAGACAAACAACGTGCTTCTGTGGCGTACGGTTCCAACTCAGTGTTTGCAATATGTCGAGGATTACTTGATTCATGGGCAGTACGATCGGGACCTGGAATTGATCATGGAACAAGCCTTGAGTTATGTGGATGCTATACCCCTCGTTGCTGATGGCATGGATGGTTGGATTTTGGATGTTGATGACACTTGTCTCTCCAACATTTATTATTACAAAAGCAAGAAATATGGGTATGTGTCTTAATACTATTATTTACATCTTTGCGCAACTTTTATTTACTACAAACAATAATGTCTTAACCCACTAACTACTAACTGAAGTCAGCTATGGATTAAACTACATCATTAAActcgataaaaattaaattatgagAGATATTATGGATGATGAGATTAACCTTAACAAGATcttctcatttaatttttttttaatttggtcTCACTCAAACTCTTTTTATAGAACTAAAAGCTATATTATCAACTATTCTCATCACCAGTATCTGCATAAATCTTCTTTATACATATTCATGCTATCTTTTAACCAATTTTTCATCAGCTTCTAATCCGCTCGGtgtcattcatttttttaaattaataactcTCTCATTGGGATGTggatgaaatatttttttaacaactCTTTTTTCTATATAGTTCCCTATATATTTTGTTCCTTTACATAGCCATGCTTCTTTTTGGTCGAACATAGCCATGCTTTTTAGTTTGGATAGGAGTGACAAAATGGGGCTCTAAGGTCGGGCTCGGGCTTACTATTGGCCCCATATAAAGTGGGTCAGGCTACTTatcattttcattatttggGTCGGAGATCCTAGCACATCCTATATTTCAGTGGGTTGAAGGGTTAGTCCACccacaaataataaaaataatccGAAAATAACATTCAATAGTAGAAAAAATGAGTCAACTAAAAACTTTGacgttaaaataaaaatttaacagGAAAAAATCATTAGAAGTCAAAAGTTGTCAATTTCACAACCGGCCAATCATAAAGCCAATTCACAATTTaagtattatattttttagaagctaatgttatttgttaataaaaTTAGTATAAATTATCTTTCTTCATGGTTGAAACTCTAACCCTTCACCTATAATTACTTTTAGCTTAACCATGTGAGTTACCTATCCGCAAGCATGATCATATAACAATCAATTATGTGTTCACACTCCACAAAAGAATAGATGGAAATATAGTCAGCAAAATAATTAAGCAAATCTCTTAAGTGATTCAATAACCATTTCTAAAttcaaaacaataaattttaattttaggtgTAATTACACTCAATTTTCCGAGGTTCGTAATTATTGCACTACATCTCCTCTAGTTTGTGAAATGCATTGACCTCGTCTTCTTCATATATCCTCCACAATAATAGACGGTGAAAAATGTTATCGGAATTTATTTTAGGAAACGTCAATGCAATGGTGATAAACCTCAAAGGAGGTTAGTGCAATGCTCTTAAAAAAATAGAGCAGTTAGTatcttattaaataatatataaagcacaAGCCAGTGCAAGAATGATAAATCTTAAGGGGGTCAATGTAGTTTTACCAATTATATAAAGTCTAGCCCGCACAGGTTGGCTTAGTTCTGCCGGTCTTTTTTGAATTTAAGTTTGCAAAATAGAGTTTGAGTTAATGTAGATTTGCAAgacataataaaaattaatgtaaatttgttgtaatgtgatttatgtttaaatactcttattttaaaagtaagttTGACAAACGATCTTGtttgaataatattatttaaaagtacttttaaatgtgtgtaataaaaaaaatgttgaatttcaatgtaaaaaaatagaaagcatGGGGGAGATGGGGGTAATACTCtctttaaaaagaaaacaaaaaactaatattaatatttcaaaGTAACATTGAGTGACCAATAATGatagcttatcaaaaaaatacTGTAGTAACTAATAATGTTTTATGTTTTCGTGAGTGGTGAGCAAGTTTGATACTCGTAAGAATGATGTCACAAAATTTAATTCCGTAAGAGTCGTTATATGCAAAGTGCTTTGGAAGAGGCAATTAGAAATTCAAACAAGCCTTAGTAGTTTGGAAAAATTGACGAAACATGAGTTATATAGGATAGCAAATAACTAAATCAGCCCACCAGAAAACGCGCCCGAATGAGCTGGCCCGTTTGGCACCCCTTGCACTTGATAGTCCTAGATTAgactgtttttttttcttattaaaaaAGTGACTcattttttgacaaaaaaaagactCATTTCATATGAGGCTCACACAAATATCATTATATCATCAATCACATgccttcgtttttcttttttactttcttAAAACTAGTGGTATAATTAACACCCAAATGAGTGTCAATCCTAATTGTCATTTCATTGTcttcaaaaataaaacttgagttatgttttaatttagtgtaaaatttgaaatatatagGTGTGACCCCTATGATCCACTAGCGTTTAGAGCATGGGCAATGAAAGGAGGGTGCACAGCTCTTCCTCCTGTATTAACGCTATTTAACAAGTTGATAGATAAAGGATTTAAGGTATTCCTCCTTACCGGAAGAGATGAAGAGACACTTGGTCAAGTTACCATTGACAACTTGCACAATCAAGGTTTCACTGGCTATGAGCGACTCATGATGAGGTAAGACCAATCTATATATAATGGATCCGTTAATATTTTCACaaaaattgatttgaatttAGATTTGTTGGGCTCGTTAAGCATCTAATCTAGGGTTCGATTCTTGAGCGGTCTGTATGGATAAATATTTGTTGGGAGAGACCTATGCATTTAACATAATCTCTGAGTCTCGAAACATTAGTCTCATAGTTGTCGAATGTAAAATATCTTGGagaaaaaatattgatttgaaTTCACCCTTATTTTTAATTCGTGCTTGATCAAGGATAAACAATTGAATAGAAATGATAGTAACACTCTCATTTTTATTGGTTAAAAATCATGTATGTCCGCTAAAATATATGGGCTCAATCCCAACTTCATAGTGTATACATAAATTTTAACAAATTAAAGAGAGTGTGCTTAAACGAATATTAAAGAGAAAGTTACTATCATTCCTGAGTTCAAATAATGTCTCTAATATCTTCGGAcctcaaaataattaatattatgacTATCGGCTATTCCTTAGTAATAAAAATAAAGTTATGCCTCAATTTTAAGAAAACTGAAacaattatataaaataaatgattaatttttatttttggccGTTTATTTTTCAGGACAATGGTATATAAAGGGAAAAGTGCAGCAACATATAAGTCCGATATAAGGAAGCAattagaagatgaaggttacAGGATATGGGGAAATGTGGGCGACCAATGGAGTGATCTCCAAGGAAACTCTTCTGGAAACCGAACTTTTAAGATCCCAAATCCAATGTATTTTGTTCCATAGTGTATGTTTGGAAATCTTGTTTATTCTAGCCAATGTAAATGTAACGTTTCATGTTGAAAGCTACAATGAAGAAGTTTGTCATGTGATGAACAATTAGGAATTAGATTTCATGTTTGATATTAAATATATCATATTAGGGCTGACCGTGAGAAGGTCGAACGACTTCTTCTCAAATACATGCTTTAATCTTTGGGTTCAATTTCTTAGGGGCAGGTAATTATATTGGGCTTGACCGAAGTATATGGGTTCGATGCAATGACTCATTGAGGACCGGCTACATAGTAGTTTCACAAAGACCGATAAAAAAGGTGTTCAAATATGTATCAATAACACTGACCCATATGTTAGCCGTTCGCGAAATACTAGGTTGGGTCACCAATTATCAATAAATGATCTGAAGAACCTATACAATTGAGAGAAGGACAAGATTTAGGTAATAATCCGGGATAACGAAAAAAGAATGATTCGATGTCCCTTTATTGATGTGATTAATGTGGTATATAAGAGGTGAAATTTCTTAACCCTTTCACAACAAGCACAACACCCCTAGAAGCAAGTTTCCcctttgatttaaaatatttcctgCCCTTCTTTTTAGAGGAATTTCCAACCACCATGACCGTTCCAATATTCTTTTCAAAGGCAATTGAATTttgataatcaatcaacatgttaAGAATCTCATGCAGATAACAGTTCATTTTATTCATATTGAAATTAACAATAAAATGTGAAAATGATTCAGGAAAGGAGTGAGGAATCAAATCTTGAGAAAGCTCTTTCCCAAGCTTGCATCCTAACTTTTCAAGTTGTTCGATAAGAACTAGAAAGTACATACATGTAAGAACACATATATcctgtaaaaaaaaacacatatttatgagaaaaataattttatgtaagaaagtgagaataaatcacgacttTTAGATTTAATTTTGAATGATTTAGATTAAAACAAATGAATAGTCACGTGActttaaaaaatttacaaattaataattgttttaatctggactattcatgattaaatctaacagttataatttattttcatattcttaCATAAAATCACATTTAATACATACGAAATTCTTCGAATGAGGACTAATTCAACAAAGTACCCCTTCTACATTGCCGCACACGTCCTTACTCTTTGGATCACTAATCACATATCACCATAATAGAAAACAACCTTTGGTAACTTTAAGTTAAGCatacctttttgtttccttttgctATGTATTGTTTTGATCTTTTCTCTTGTTTCTGTCTTTCTCCCTCTGTTTGGTTTTTCCCCTGTTTCCCTTGTACCCGTTACtctgttttctcttttttcttgttACTGAATCTGTACCTGTAATTACTTGGCACTTTTTctgtttttatatataaattagattatccaaaaaaaaaagttaagcaTACCTTTCTAACCACCACCTGAGATATCTACCCAAGTGTTCCTAGACAAACTAGGTTAGATATAGGATAGAGTGATTGTCTTTTTCTGTTTTACTTTGGTTCTTTTATGCTGCTTGATCTTTGTCCTTTTCCTATAAGTACAAAAGGGTAGAAAACGGTAGGCTTTCAATTTCCATATTGGTATATCTTTGCTACCATCCCATGCACCGCAAAATCTGTTGGAATGTGCAGTTTTTGAATGTGTTAAACGAACGCGTATTAACATGACGCGCCCGAACCGTCTTCAGCCTAATAGGACAACATGCCAACCCAATTCCTCAAGTTAAAGTTCTTAAAATCAAGATTTATATGGTATATATCACACTACATTTGTTCAAATTGGACACTATTGACTTGACAACAATGAAAGAGCTGGAAAATTTGGGGATGGGTCTGAACCAAAGCATGCCATGTTTGAAAGATTATAACCAAATTGCAAGCTTGATTATAACCAATTGCACGATTTATTGAAGAGTTCAAGGGTGTAATTTGTTCCGTTTGAAAAAGTTTGTTTGAGCTTATCTTACATAATTAATGTTTAATCtgcaatattttttaaaatttatgtaaatAGCTTTTGATCGACTTACCCATAAATTGTTttagtttaatttattttcataagcgaTTTAGATTAGCTTAAAAATAAGCACTTATCAATAAATGCATAATGTGAActtaattaaattgttttcGAAACGTAGGAATTATTCATTTTGTATATTAACTAAATGCCACTgaccaataatttttttaatggatAAAAGTTTTGGTCAGTTTAGCTCGGATCACAACCACGAGTTAGAGCATTTCTTCGAGACTATAAGTCATACATATCATCCATCAACACAATTCTTATATTGATGACAGCGGAAATCGATCTCATTTATCAATTGAAACAATATGTGTTGGCGACTATAACCAATAAATAAGCATACACAtgtatttaataatatatataatgtgTGTGTAAACATGTCGTTAGTAACAATCAGAGCTAGAAACTTATAGTACTATATAATTCCATTCTTGTACTGTCTTAATTGTTTGGTTTTGCTCATTTGCCTCTTAATTAATCTTGAATTtaacatgaaattaattaatgaacATCACCGTAGTTGAAGTCTCTATCTAACATTACTTTGAAACATTCCATCGTGATGTGGTTTGTTATGGAGGATAGGATTGAGAAGTCAATTACGTCTTGCCAAGGCAATAATGGGACTCATGTTCTTTATGCTTTTCCATGGTTTCTGAGAAGCTCAAGTGTACTTCCTCATCATGTATATATAGATGAACAAACTTGGTCTCAAAGTACATCAATATATAACCTGATAACCAAAGCCATAAGAATAAGATTATTAAGACCAAACCCAAGCAATGATTTTCCGAGACATGAGTACTCTTataattgtttttcttctagCTCTCATTCCTCATATTGTAAAAAGTGAAGAAATAAGTTTTGATCAAAATTACCAGGTCACATGGGGTGGCACTCATGTTGTGTCCTTAAACCAAGGGAAAGAAATTCAGCTCATGATGGATAGCTCATCAGGTTAGAATAAACCATTAATTCCCCTTTCCTAAAGTTGCATGCATTCGTTTTCTAATACTTATAAACTCTACACAAGTTTTTAGTGCTTTTCCTTTAACTATACTAAATTGTACGTACTTACTCCTTCCCTTCTTAATTTATTATCTATCACGTTTTCTATTACTTAGTAGTAACTTTTTTAAAGtctaaatatattaataaagagGGGAGAGGCTAGCTCAGGAGTAGGACAATGAGGATAACAAAAACCAAAACCTCATCTATCCACAAAAATACACAATCTCCTAACCACCTCATagagaaaaaacaacaaaaaccaccatgaagaaaagaaaaatcctAAGAAAGTAAAGCCGAAAGacctttaaaaaaatatgtaatgaGGTTAATTAGTGTAttagtttaaaaaataataatcttttttctgatgtataaaaaaaaataaccacATTCATTCTTAATTAATCTATTAAGCAGtgttgaaaataattaatggcAAGTGATAATCACAATTTTAGAATTACAAAAGAATAATAAATGCAAAGATATAGTATATGGACAACAGtaataattttttctaaaatataatAAGGGTATATAAATTAAGGGCCACCAAAATTCTCTAAAAATTAAATGACTTATAATTAGGAATGAAGTGGAGTAGTTAATAATATTCTTACAGTTTTTATCTTGTACAGAACGTATATATGGACTCTTCTGTTCTTAATTTCTTAAATTAAAGAATATCTATGCCTAGCTAGCTGTTATTGAGTGCATTAAAAAAAATGGCTTTGCTTCTTTATGATGATataatttctattttatttgaaCGCAAAGGATCCGGTTTTGGATCCAAGGCGTCTTACAGCTCTGGATTTTTTCATATGAGGATCAAAGTACCGGGCACGAATTCTGCAGGAGTTGTCACTGCTTATTATGTGAGTTCTTTCTTCACcaacttatttaattttgatatttCAAATGAAAACAattctattttaaaaaatagtccCCTAAGTTTTTGCAACTAATATTGAAGGATATCCATGATATGTTTTTTATGTGCTAAATTCGATTTGCATAGTAatcattttaaattatttactaGATATATTTTTATccacagtaaaaaaaaaaagaaagataaacTCTCATTCCATAAGCCATTAGGGGAAATTTTCTTTAGTGGCTAATCTCAAGGATATATCATTGATTCATTGATTATTCTGGTGCAGTTGACTTCACAAGGAAATGGTCACGACGAGTTAGACTTTGAATTCTTAGGTAATAGGGAAGGAAAGCCATACACATTACAGACCAATGTATTTGCTGATGGTGAAGGAAATAGGGAACAACGACATTTCCTTTGGTTTGACCCTACAACAAATTTTCACGATTACAAAATTCTTTGGAACCAACATCAAATTGTGTAAGATACATGCTCTGTTTGCAATGGTTAAAATATATGTAGTTAGGATTACACACTCACAAAATATTTGGCTATGCAGATTCTACGTAGACAATATCCCCATTAGGGTATATAAGAACAAAAGCAATGTTGGAGTGGGCTATCCATCAAAGCCTATGCAAATACAAGTAAGTTTGTGGAACGGGGACAATTGGGCAACGGATGGAGGCCAAACCAAAACCGATTGGAGTTACTCACCATTCAAAGCAAACTTCCAAGGATTTGATATCAGTGGTTGTGAAATTCAAAGCATAAATGATCAACATTGCACTTCAGAGAGCTACTGGTGGAATA
This portion of the Lotus japonicus ecotype B-129 chromosome 3, LjGifu_v1.2 genome encodes:
- the LOC130749674 gene encoding acid phosphatase 1-like; protein product: MAHGVGETLVLFLLAVYFSKGMSIRHHHESNDNESTSSSFIDGRFCLSWRLGVETNNVLLWRTVPTQCLQYVEDYLIHGQYDRDLELIMEQALSYVDAIPLVADGMDGWILDVDDTCLSNIYYYKSKKYGCDPYDPLAFRAWAMKGGCTALPPVLTLFNKLIDKGFKVFLLTGRDEETLGQVTIDNLHNQGFTGYERLMMRTMVYKGKSAATYKSDIRKQLEDEGYRIWGNVGDQWSDLQGNSSGNRTFKIPNPMYFVP
- the LOC130748565 gene encoding xyloglucan endotransglucosylase/hydrolase protein 2-like gives rise to the protein MIFRDMSTLIIVFLLALIPHIVKSEEISFDQNYQVTWGGTHVVSLNQGKEIQLMMDSSSGSGFGSKASYSSGFFHMRIKVPGTNSAGVVTAYYLTSQGNGHDELDFEFLGNREGKPYTLQTNVFADGEGNREQRHFLWFDPTTNFHDYKILWNQHQIVFYVDNIPIRVYKNKSNVGVGYPSKPMQIQVSLWNGDNWATDGGQTKTDWSYSPFKANFQGFDISGCEIQSINDQHCTSESYWWNSQKFWQLDPVQQKLYENVKQKYTTYDYCTDRQRHPTTPLEC